From the genome of Desmodus rotundus isolate HL8 chromosome 2, HLdesRot8A.1, whole genome shotgun sequence, one region includes:
- the IWS1 gene encoding protein IWS1 homolog isoform X1, giving the protein MDSEYYSGDQSADDGGATPVQDERDSGSDVEDDVNEQHSGSDTGSVERHSENEPSDREDGLTKRHHVTDSENDDPSNLNASDSESEELQRQKDSESESEEHAEPRASDSENEGISHHGSESESEETKKLPVSDSENEELLNGHASDSENEDVRKHPASDSEIEELPKSLATDSEAEDAIKPQISDSESEEPPRNQASDSENEELPKPQISDSESEELPKPQISDSESEEPQRTQASDSENEELPKPHISDSESEDPPRHQGSDSENEELPKPRISDSESEDPPRHQASDSENEELPKPRISDSESEDPPRNQASDSENEELPKPQVSDSESEDPQKGPASDSDIEETSRHKQKPKSDDDSDGENKEEDTEMQKNSFHLDSHIDRNRFHSSESEEDEPQRPKIDSDEDEEREREEEKVAKRKAAVLSDSEEEKASAKKSRVVSDAEDSDSDVISDKSGKREKTVASDSEEEAGKERSDKKNEEKDLFGSDSESGNEEENLIADIFGESGDEEEEEFTGFNQEDLEEEKSETQVKEAEDSDSDDNIKRGKHMDFLSDFEMMLQRKKSMSGKRRRNRDGGTFISDADDVVSAMIVKMNEAAEEDRQLNNQKKPALKKLTLLPTVVMHLKKQDLKETFIDSGVMSAIKEWLSPLPDRSLPALKIREELLKILQELPSVSQETLKHSGIGRAVMYLYKHPKESRSNKDMAGKLINEWSRPIFGLTSNYKGMTREEREQRDLEQMPQRRRMSSTGGQTPRRDLEKVLTGEEKALRPGDPGFCARARVPMPSNKDYVVRPKWNVEMESSRFQGTSKKGISRLDKQMRKFTDIRKKSRSAHAVKISIEGNKMPL; this is encoded by the exons aatgagCCTAGTGATCGAGAAGATGGCCTCACCAAAAGACATCATGTGACAGACTCTGAGAATGATGACCCCTCAAATCTTAATGCTAGTGATTCTGAAAGTGAGGAGCTTCAAAGGCAAAAGGACAGTGAATCCGAATCTGAAGAACATGCAGAACCTCGTGCAAGTGATTCTGAAAATGAGGGTATCAGTCACCATGGGAGCGAATCTGAGAGTGAAGAGACCAAGAAATTACCTGTTAGTGACTCTGAAAATGAAGAACTTCTTAATGGGCATGCCAGTGACTCAGAAAATGAAGATGTTAGAAAGCATCCTGCCAGTGATTCAGAGATTGAAGAGCTCCCCAAAAGTCTTGCCACTGACTCTGAAGCAGAGGATGCTATAAAACCTCAAATCAGTGACTCTGAGAGTGAGGAACCTCCAAGGAACCAAGCCAGTGACTCTGAAAATGAGGAGCTTCCCAAACCTCAGATTAGTGATTCTGAAAGTGAGGAACTTCCTAAACCTCAGATCAGTGACTCGGAAAGTGAGGAGCCTCAGAGAACTCAGGCCAGTGACTCTGAAAATGAGGAACTCCCCAAACCCCATATCAGTGACTCAGAAAGTGAGGACCCACCAAGGCACCAAGGCAGTGACTCAGAAaatgaagagcttcccaaaccCCGTATCAGTGACTCAGAAAGCGAGGACCCACCAAGGCACCAAGCCAGTGACTCTGAAAATGAGGAGCTTCCCAAACCCCGAATTAGTGATTCAGAGAGCGAGGATCCCCCAAGGAACCAGGCCAGTGATTCTGAAAATGAGGAGCTTCCCAAACCTCAAGTCAGTGACTCTGAGAGTGAGGATCCTCAGAAGGGACCAGCCAGTGATTCAGACATTGAGGAGACCTCCAGACACAAACAGAAGCCAAAGTCAGATGATGACAGCGATGGGGAGAATAAAGAGGAGGAtacagaaatgcagaaaaactCCTTCCATTTAGATAGCCATATAGACAGGAACAGGTTTCACAGTTCTGAAAGTGAGGAGGATGAACCCCAAAGGCCAAAAATTGACAGtgatgaagatgaagaaagagagagggaggaggagaaagtagCAAAGAGAAAAGCTGCTGTACTTTCTGATAGTGAAGAAGAGAAAGCAT CAGCAAAGAAGAGTCGTGTTGTGTCTGATGCAGAGGACTCTGACAGTGATGTTATATCAGACAAATCAGGCAAAAGAGAGAAGACTGTAGCATCTgacagtgaagaagaagcagggaAAGAACGATCtgataagaaaaatgaagagaaggatCTGTTTGGGAGTGATAGTGAGTCAGGGAATGAAGAAGA AAATCTTATTGCAGATATATTTGGAGAATCTGgtgatgaagaggaagaagaatttaCA GGTTTTAACCAAGAagatttagaagaagaaaaaagtgaaacacaGGTCAAAGAAGCCGAAGATTCAGATTCTGATGATAAtataaagagaggaaaaca TATGGACTTCCTGTCGGATTTTGAGATGATGTTGCAGCGGAAAAAGAGCATGAGTGGCAAGCGCAGACGTAACCGTGATGGTGGCACTTTTATTAGTGATGCCGACGATGTGGTGAGCGCCATGATTGTCAAAATGAATGAAGCTGCTGAG GAAGACAGGCAGTTGAACAATCAAAAAAAGCCAGCattgaaaaaattaacattattaccTACCGTGGTCATGCACCTTAAGAA gCAGGAccttaaagaaacattcattgacaGTGGTGTGATGTCTGCCATCAAAGAATGGCTCTCACCTCTACCAGATAGGAGTTTGCCAGCACTAAAGATTCGAGAGGAGCTATTGAAGATTCTGCAAGAG CTACCTAGTGTGAGCCAGGAGACCCTGAAGCACAGTGGGATTGGACGAGCAGTAATGTATCTCTATAAACATCCCAAGGAGTCACGGTCCAACAAGGACATGGCAGGGAAACTAATCA ATGAATGGTCTCGGCCTATATTTGGTCTTACCTCAAACTACAAAGGAATgacaagagaagaaagggagcagAGAGACCTAGAACAAATGCCTCAACGACGAAGAATGAGCAG CACTGGTGGTCAGACACCCCGAAGAGACCTGGAAAAGGTGCTGACAGGAGAGGAGAA GGCGCTCAGGCCTGGAGATCCTGGATTCTGTGCCCGTGCAAGGGTGCCTATGCCTTCAAACAAGGACTATGTGGTCAGGCCTAAATGGAATGTGGAAATGGAGTCATCCAGG TTTCAGGGGACCTCCAAGAAGGGTATCAGTCGACTGGATAAACAGATGAGAAAGTTcacagatatcaggaaaaaaagcagatcTGCACATGCAGTGAAAATCAGCATCGAGGGCAATAAAATGCCTTTGTGA
- the IWS1 gene encoding protein IWS1 homolog isoform X4, whose translation MDSEYYSGDQSDDGGATPVQDERDSGSDVEDDVNEQHSGSDTGSVERHSENEPSDREDGLTKRHHVTDSENDDPSNLNASDSESEELQRQKDSESESEEHAEPRASDSENEGISHHGSESESEETKKLPVSDSENEELLNGHASDSENEDVRKHPASDSEIEELPKSLATDSEAEDAIKPQISDSESEEPPRNQASDSENEELPKPQISDSESEELPKPQISDSESEEPQRTQASDSENEELPKPHISDSESEDPPRHQGSDSENEELPKPRISDSESEDPPRHQASDSENEELPKPRISDSESEDPPRNQASDSENEELPKPQVSDSESEDPQKGPASDSDIEETSRHKQKPKSDDDSDGENKEEDTEMQKNSFHLDSHIDRNRFHSSESEEDEPQRPKIDSDEDEEREREEEKVAKRKAAVLSDSEEEKASAKKSRVVSDAEDSDSDVISDKSGKREKTVASDSEEEAGKERSDKKNEEKDLFGSDSESGNEEENLIADIFGESGDEEEEEFTGFNQEDLEEEKSETQVKEAEDSDSDDNIKRGKHMDFLSDFEMMLQRKKSMSGKRRRNRDGGTFISDADDVVSAMIVKMNEAAEEDRQLNNQKKPALKKLTLLPTVVMHLKKQDLKETFIDSGVMSAIKEWLSPLPDRSLPALKIREELLKILQELPSVSQETLKHSGIGRAVMYLYKHPKESRSNKDMAGKLINEWSRPIFGLTSNYKGMTREEREQRDLEQMPQRRRMSSTGGQTPRRDLEKVLTGEEKALRPGDPGFCARARVPMPSNKDYVVRPKWNVEMESSRHGILKRGLNRLEKHKRRFAEQKRLSRVHHAVKFSIEGNRLPL comes from the exons aatgagCCTAGTGATCGAGAAGATGGCCTCACCAAAAGACATCATGTGACAGACTCTGAGAATGATGACCCCTCAAATCTTAATGCTAGTGATTCTGAAAGTGAGGAGCTTCAAAGGCAAAAGGACAGTGAATCCGAATCTGAAGAACATGCAGAACCTCGTGCAAGTGATTCTGAAAATGAGGGTATCAGTCACCATGGGAGCGAATCTGAGAGTGAAGAGACCAAGAAATTACCTGTTAGTGACTCTGAAAATGAAGAACTTCTTAATGGGCATGCCAGTGACTCAGAAAATGAAGATGTTAGAAAGCATCCTGCCAGTGATTCAGAGATTGAAGAGCTCCCCAAAAGTCTTGCCACTGACTCTGAAGCAGAGGATGCTATAAAACCTCAAATCAGTGACTCTGAGAGTGAGGAACCTCCAAGGAACCAAGCCAGTGACTCTGAAAATGAGGAGCTTCCCAAACCTCAGATTAGTGATTCTGAAAGTGAGGAACTTCCTAAACCTCAGATCAGTGACTCGGAAAGTGAGGAGCCTCAGAGAACTCAGGCCAGTGACTCTGAAAATGAGGAACTCCCCAAACCCCATATCAGTGACTCAGAAAGTGAGGACCCACCAAGGCACCAAGGCAGTGACTCAGAAaatgaagagcttcccaaaccCCGTATCAGTGACTCAGAAAGCGAGGACCCACCAAGGCACCAAGCCAGTGACTCTGAAAATGAGGAGCTTCCCAAACCCCGAATTAGTGATTCAGAGAGCGAGGATCCCCCAAGGAACCAGGCCAGTGATTCTGAAAATGAGGAGCTTCCCAAACCTCAAGTCAGTGACTCTGAGAGTGAGGATCCTCAGAAGGGACCAGCCAGTGATTCAGACATTGAGGAGACCTCCAGACACAAACAGAAGCCAAAGTCAGATGATGACAGCGATGGGGAGAATAAAGAGGAGGAtacagaaatgcagaaaaactCCTTCCATTTAGATAGCCATATAGACAGGAACAGGTTTCACAGTTCTGAAAGTGAGGAGGATGAACCCCAAAGGCCAAAAATTGACAGtgatgaagatgaagaaagagagagggaggaggagaaagtagCAAAGAGAAAAGCTGCTGTACTTTCTGATAGTGAAGAAGAGAAAGCAT CAGCAAAGAAGAGTCGTGTTGTGTCTGATGCAGAGGACTCTGACAGTGATGTTATATCAGACAAATCAGGCAAAAGAGAGAAGACTGTAGCATCTgacagtgaagaagaagcagggaAAGAACGATCtgataagaaaaatgaagagaaggatCTGTTTGGGAGTGATAGTGAGTCAGGGAATGAAGAAGA AAATCTTATTGCAGATATATTTGGAGAATCTGgtgatgaagaggaagaagaatttaCA GGTTTTAACCAAGAagatttagaagaagaaaaaagtgaaacacaGGTCAAAGAAGCCGAAGATTCAGATTCTGATGATAAtataaagagaggaaaaca TATGGACTTCCTGTCGGATTTTGAGATGATGTTGCAGCGGAAAAAGAGCATGAGTGGCAAGCGCAGACGTAACCGTGATGGTGGCACTTTTATTAGTGATGCCGACGATGTGGTGAGCGCCATGATTGTCAAAATGAATGAAGCTGCTGAG GAAGACAGGCAGTTGAACAATCAAAAAAAGCCAGCattgaaaaaattaacattattaccTACCGTGGTCATGCACCTTAAGAA gCAGGAccttaaagaaacattcattgacaGTGGTGTGATGTCTGCCATCAAAGAATGGCTCTCACCTCTACCAGATAGGAGTTTGCCAGCACTAAAGATTCGAGAGGAGCTATTGAAGATTCTGCAAGAG CTACCTAGTGTGAGCCAGGAGACCCTGAAGCACAGTGGGATTGGACGAGCAGTAATGTATCTCTATAAACATCCCAAGGAGTCACGGTCCAACAAGGACATGGCAGGGAAACTAATCA ATGAATGGTCTCGGCCTATATTTGGTCTTACCTCAAACTACAAAGGAATgacaagagaagaaagggagcagAGAGACCTAGAACAAATGCCTCAACGACGAAGAATGAGCAG CACTGGTGGTCAGACACCCCGAAGAGACCTGGAAAAGGTGCTGACAGGAGAGGAGAA GGCGCTCAGGCCTGGAGATCCTGGATTCTGTGCCCGTGCAAGGGTGCCTATGCCTTCAAACAAGGACTATGTGGTCAGGCCTAAATGGAATGTGGAAATGGAGTCATCCAGG CATGGTATTCTTAAAAGGGGACTAAACCGATTGGAAAAGCATAAGAGGCGATTTGCTGAACAGAAACGACTCAGCAGAGTGCACCATGCTGTCAAGTTCAGCATTGAAGGCAACAGGCTGCCCCTGTAG
- the IWS1 gene encoding protein IWS1 homolog isoform X3 — MDSEYYSGDQSADDGGATPVQDERDSGSDVEDDVNEQHSGSDTGSVERHSENEPSDREDGLTKRHHVTDSENDDPSNLNASDSESEELQRQKDSESESEEHAEPRASDSENEGISHHGSESESEETKKLPVSDSENEELLNGHASDSENEDVRKHPASDSEIEELPKSLATDSEAEDAIKPQISDSESEEPPRNQASDSENEELPKPQISDSESEELPKPQISDSESEEPQRTQASDSENEELPKPHISDSESEDPPRHQGSDSENEELPKPRISDSESEDPPRHQASDSENEELPKPRISDSESEDPPRNQASDSENEELPKPQVSDSESEDPQKGPASDSDIEETSRHKQKPKSDDDSDGENKEEDTEMQKNSFHLDSHIDRNRFHSSESEEDEPQRPKIDSDEDEEREREEEKVAKRKAAVLSDSEEEKASAKKSRVVSDAEDSDSDVISDKSGKREKTVASDSEEEAGKERSDKKNEEKDLFGSDSESGNEEENLIADIFGESGDEEEEEFTGFNQEDLEEEKSETQVKEAEDSDSDDNIKRGKHMDFLSDFEMMLQRKKSMSGKRRRNRDGGTFISDADDVVSAMIVKMNEAAEEDRQLNNQKKPALKKLTLLPTVVMHLKKQDLKETFIDSGVMSAIKEWLSPLPDRSLPALKIREELLKILQELPSVSQETLKHSGIGRAVMYLYKHPKESRSNKDMAGKLINEWSRPIFGLTSNYKGMTREEREQRDLEQMPQRRRMSSTGGQTPRRDLEKVLTGEEKALRPGDPGFCARARVPMPSNKDYVVRPKWNVEMESSRHGILKRGLNRLEKHKRRFAEQKRLSRVHHAVKFSIEGNRLPL, encoded by the exons aatgagCCTAGTGATCGAGAAGATGGCCTCACCAAAAGACATCATGTGACAGACTCTGAGAATGATGACCCCTCAAATCTTAATGCTAGTGATTCTGAAAGTGAGGAGCTTCAAAGGCAAAAGGACAGTGAATCCGAATCTGAAGAACATGCAGAACCTCGTGCAAGTGATTCTGAAAATGAGGGTATCAGTCACCATGGGAGCGAATCTGAGAGTGAAGAGACCAAGAAATTACCTGTTAGTGACTCTGAAAATGAAGAACTTCTTAATGGGCATGCCAGTGACTCAGAAAATGAAGATGTTAGAAAGCATCCTGCCAGTGATTCAGAGATTGAAGAGCTCCCCAAAAGTCTTGCCACTGACTCTGAAGCAGAGGATGCTATAAAACCTCAAATCAGTGACTCTGAGAGTGAGGAACCTCCAAGGAACCAAGCCAGTGACTCTGAAAATGAGGAGCTTCCCAAACCTCAGATTAGTGATTCTGAAAGTGAGGAACTTCCTAAACCTCAGATCAGTGACTCGGAAAGTGAGGAGCCTCAGAGAACTCAGGCCAGTGACTCTGAAAATGAGGAACTCCCCAAACCCCATATCAGTGACTCAGAAAGTGAGGACCCACCAAGGCACCAAGGCAGTGACTCAGAAaatgaagagcttcccaaaccCCGTATCAGTGACTCAGAAAGCGAGGACCCACCAAGGCACCAAGCCAGTGACTCTGAAAATGAGGAGCTTCCCAAACCCCGAATTAGTGATTCAGAGAGCGAGGATCCCCCAAGGAACCAGGCCAGTGATTCTGAAAATGAGGAGCTTCCCAAACCTCAAGTCAGTGACTCTGAGAGTGAGGATCCTCAGAAGGGACCAGCCAGTGATTCAGACATTGAGGAGACCTCCAGACACAAACAGAAGCCAAAGTCAGATGATGACAGCGATGGGGAGAATAAAGAGGAGGAtacagaaatgcagaaaaactCCTTCCATTTAGATAGCCATATAGACAGGAACAGGTTTCACAGTTCTGAAAGTGAGGAGGATGAACCCCAAAGGCCAAAAATTGACAGtgatgaagatgaagaaagagagagggaggaggagaaagtagCAAAGAGAAAAGCTGCTGTACTTTCTGATAGTGAAGAAGAGAAAGCAT CAGCAAAGAAGAGTCGTGTTGTGTCTGATGCAGAGGACTCTGACAGTGATGTTATATCAGACAAATCAGGCAAAAGAGAGAAGACTGTAGCATCTgacagtgaagaagaagcagggaAAGAACGATCtgataagaaaaatgaagagaaggatCTGTTTGGGAGTGATAGTGAGTCAGGGAATGAAGAAGA AAATCTTATTGCAGATATATTTGGAGAATCTGgtgatgaagaggaagaagaatttaCA GGTTTTAACCAAGAagatttagaagaagaaaaaagtgaaacacaGGTCAAAGAAGCCGAAGATTCAGATTCTGATGATAAtataaagagaggaaaaca TATGGACTTCCTGTCGGATTTTGAGATGATGTTGCAGCGGAAAAAGAGCATGAGTGGCAAGCGCAGACGTAACCGTGATGGTGGCACTTTTATTAGTGATGCCGACGATGTGGTGAGCGCCATGATTGTCAAAATGAATGAAGCTGCTGAG GAAGACAGGCAGTTGAACAATCAAAAAAAGCCAGCattgaaaaaattaacattattaccTACCGTGGTCATGCACCTTAAGAA gCAGGAccttaaagaaacattcattgacaGTGGTGTGATGTCTGCCATCAAAGAATGGCTCTCACCTCTACCAGATAGGAGTTTGCCAGCACTAAAGATTCGAGAGGAGCTATTGAAGATTCTGCAAGAG CTACCTAGTGTGAGCCAGGAGACCCTGAAGCACAGTGGGATTGGACGAGCAGTAATGTATCTCTATAAACATCCCAAGGAGTCACGGTCCAACAAGGACATGGCAGGGAAACTAATCA ATGAATGGTCTCGGCCTATATTTGGTCTTACCTCAAACTACAAAGGAATgacaagagaagaaagggagcagAGAGACCTAGAACAAATGCCTCAACGACGAAGAATGAGCAG CACTGGTGGTCAGACACCCCGAAGAGACCTGGAAAAGGTGCTGACAGGAGAGGAGAA GGCGCTCAGGCCTGGAGATCCTGGATTCTGTGCCCGTGCAAGGGTGCCTATGCCTTCAAACAAGGACTATGTGGTCAGGCCTAAATGGAATGTGGAAATGGAGTCATCCAGG CATGGTATTCTTAAAAGGGGACTAAACCGATTGGAAAAGCATAAGAGGCGATTTGCTGAACAGAAACGACTCAGCAGAGTGCACCATGCTGTCAAGTTCAGCATTGAAGGCAACAGGCTGCCCCTGTAG
- the IWS1 gene encoding protein IWS1 homolog isoform X2, giving the protein MDSEYYSGDQSDDGGATPVQDERDSGSDVEDDVNEQHSGSDTGSVERHSENEPSDREDGLTKRHHVTDSENDDPSNLNASDSESEELQRQKDSESESEEHAEPRASDSENEGISHHGSESESEETKKLPVSDSENEELLNGHASDSENEDVRKHPASDSEIEELPKSLATDSEAEDAIKPQISDSESEEPPRNQASDSENEELPKPQISDSESEELPKPQISDSESEEPQRTQASDSENEELPKPHISDSESEDPPRHQGSDSENEELPKPRISDSESEDPPRHQASDSENEELPKPRISDSESEDPPRNQASDSENEELPKPQVSDSESEDPQKGPASDSDIEETSRHKQKPKSDDDSDGENKEEDTEMQKNSFHLDSHIDRNRFHSSESEEDEPQRPKIDSDEDEEREREEEKVAKRKAAVLSDSEEEKASAKKSRVVSDAEDSDSDVISDKSGKREKTVASDSEEEAGKERSDKKNEEKDLFGSDSESGNEEENLIADIFGESGDEEEEEFTGFNQEDLEEEKSETQVKEAEDSDSDDNIKRGKHMDFLSDFEMMLQRKKSMSGKRRRNRDGGTFISDADDVVSAMIVKMNEAAEEDRQLNNQKKPALKKLTLLPTVVMHLKKQDLKETFIDSGVMSAIKEWLSPLPDRSLPALKIREELLKILQELPSVSQETLKHSGIGRAVMYLYKHPKESRSNKDMAGKLINEWSRPIFGLTSNYKGMTREEREQRDLEQMPQRRRMSSTGGQTPRRDLEKVLTGEEKALRPGDPGFCARARVPMPSNKDYVVRPKWNVEMESSRFQGTSKKGISRLDKQMRKFTDIRKKSRSAHAVKISIEGNKMPL; this is encoded by the exons aatgagCCTAGTGATCGAGAAGATGGCCTCACCAAAAGACATCATGTGACAGACTCTGAGAATGATGACCCCTCAAATCTTAATGCTAGTGATTCTGAAAGTGAGGAGCTTCAAAGGCAAAAGGACAGTGAATCCGAATCTGAAGAACATGCAGAACCTCGTGCAAGTGATTCTGAAAATGAGGGTATCAGTCACCATGGGAGCGAATCTGAGAGTGAAGAGACCAAGAAATTACCTGTTAGTGACTCTGAAAATGAAGAACTTCTTAATGGGCATGCCAGTGACTCAGAAAATGAAGATGTTAGAAAGCATCCTGCCAGTGATTCAGAGATTGAAGAGCTCCCCAAAAGTCTTGCCACTGACTCTGAAGCAGAGGATGCTATAAAACCTCAAATCAGTGACTCTGAGAGTGAGGAACCTCCAAGGAACCAAGCCAGTGACTCTGAAAATGAGGAGCTTCCCAAACCTCAGATTAGTGATTCTGAAAGTGAGGAACTTCCTAAACCTCAGATCAGTGACTCGGAAAGTGAGGAGCCTCAGAGAACTCAGGCCAGTGACTCTGAAAATGAGGAACTCCCCAAACCCCATATCAGTGACTCAGAAAGTGAGGACCCACCAAGGCACCAAGGCAGTGACTCAGAAaatgaagagcttcccaaaccCCGTATCAGTGACTCAGAAAGCGAGGACCCACCAAGGCACCAAGCCAGTGACTCTGAAAATGAGGAGCTTCCCAAACCCCGAATTAGTGATTCAGAGAGCGAGGATCCCCCAAGGAACCAGGCCAGTGATTCTGAAAATGAGGAGCTTCCCAAACCTCAAGTCAGTGACTCTGAGAGTGAGGATCCTCAGAAGGGACCAGCCAGTGATTCAGACATTGAGGAGACCTCCAGACACAAACAGAAGCCAAAGTCAGATGATGACAGCGATGGGGAGAATAAAGAGGAGGAtacagaaatgcagaaaaactCCTTCCATTTAGATAGCCATATAGACAGGAACAGGTTTCACAGTTCTGAAAGTGAGGAGGATGAACCCCAAAGGCCAAAAATTGACAGtgatgaagatgaagaaagagagagggaggaggagaaagtagCAAAGAGAAAAGCTGCTGTACTTTCTGATAGTGAAGAAGAGAAAGCAT CAGCAAAGAAGAGTCGTGTTGTGTCTGATGCAGAGGACTCTGACAGTGATGTTATATCAGACAAATCAGGCAAAAGAGAGAAGACTGTAGCATCTgacagtgaagaagaagcagggaAAGAACGATCtgataagaaaaatgaagagaaggatCTGTTTGGGAGTGATAGTGAGTCAGGGAATGAAGAAGA AAATCTTATTGCAGATATATTTGGAGAATCTGgtgatgaagaggaagaagaatttaCA GGTTTTAACCAAGAagatttagaagaagaaaaaagtgaaacacaGGTCAAAGAAGCCGAAGATTCAGATTCTGATGATAAtataaagagaggaaaaca TATGGACTTCCTGTCGGATTTTGAGATGATGTTGCAGCGGAAAAAGAGCATGAGTGGCAAGCGCAGACGTAACCGTGATGGTGGCACTTTTATTAGTGATGCCGACGATGTGGTGAGCGCCATGATTGTCAAAATGAATGAAGCTGCTGAG GAAGACAGGCAGTTGAACAATCAAAAAAAGCCAGCattgaaaaaattaacattattaccTACCGTGGTCATGCACCTTAAGAA gCAGGAccttaaagaaacattcattgacaGTGGTGTGATGTCTGCCATCAAAGAATGGCTCTCACCTCTACCAGATAGGAGTTTGCCAGCACTAAAGATTCGAGAGGAGCTATTGAAGATTCTGCAAGAG CTACCTAGTGTGAGCCAGGAGACCCTGAAGCACAGTGGGATTGGACGAGCAGTAATGTATCTCTATAAACATCCCAAGGAGTCACGGTCCAACAAGGACATGGCAGGGAAACTAATCA ATGAATGGTCTCGGCCTATATTTGGTCTTACCTCAAACTACAAAGGAATgacaagagaagaaagggagcagAGAGACCTAGAACAAATGCCTCAACGACGAAGAATGAGCAG CACTGGTGGTCAGACACCCCGAAGAGACCTGGAAAAGGTGCTGACAGGAGAGGAGAA GGCGCTCAGGCCTGGAGATCCTGGATTCTGTGCCCGTGCAAGGGTGCCTATGCCTTCAAACAAGGACTATGTGGTCAGGCCTAAATGGAATGTGGAAATGGAGTCATCCAGG TTTCAGGGGACCTCCAAGAAGGGTATCAGTCGACTGGATAAACAGATGAGAAAGTTcacagatatcaggaaaaaaagcagatcTGCACATGCAGTGAAAATCAGCATCGAGGGCAATAAAATGCCTTTGTGA